A genomic stretch from Erigeron canadensis isolate Cc75 chromosome 9, C_canadensis_v1, whole genome shotgun sequence includes:
- the LOC122581491 gene encoding DNA-3-methyladenine glycosylase-like: MDVDELFGSGGHAYVYLCYGMHNMLNVVADKEGIGSAVLIRSCAPVTGLETIKQRRGLDTDKPVLLTGPGKVGQALGISKDWSNHALFTPGGLELLDGPEVNEIVVGPRVGIDYALPEDVSALWRFAISGSPWISAPKNTLKAP; this comes from the exons ATGGATGTTGATGAGTTA TTTGGATCAGGTGGACATGCTTATGTATATCTTTGCTACGGCATGCATAACATGCTAAATGTTGTAGCTGACAAAGAAGGAATTGGCTCGGCAGTGTTGATCCGTTCTTGTGCTCCTGTCACAG GGCTTGAAACTATCAAACAGCGTCGAGGTTTGGATACCGATAAGCCCGTTCTTCTTACTGGGCCTGGCAAG GTGGGCCAAGCACTAGGGATTTCAAAAGACTGGTCTAACCATGCTCTGTTCACTCCTG GTGGCTTGGAGCTGTTAGACGGGCCAGAAGTGAACGAAATAGTAGTGGGTCCACGCGTTGGCATAGATTATGCTTTGCCTGAAGATGTTAGTGCCTTATGGAGGTTTGCAATTTCAGGTAGCCCTTGGATAAGTGCTCCTAAAAACACCCTCAAGGCACCTTAA